A region of Ignatzschineria larvae DSM 13226 DNA encodes the following proteins:
- a CDS encoding peptidylprolyl isomerase, whose product MLKFHTTMGEFVITLDHEKAPITAANFVQYAKEGYFEGTLFHRIIPGFMVQGGGLEPGMHNKTKGHHEPIQNEADNGLKNVRGSVAMARTMDPHSATSQFFVNLVDNDFLDHKSQTPQGWGYAVFGKVTEGMDVIDAMAKVKTSSKAGHRDVPVEDIIIERVEVIGE is encoded by the coding sequence ATGCTTAAGTTTCACACGACAATGGGTGAGTTTGTTATTACTTTAGATCATGAGAAAGCGCCGATTACAGCCGCTAACTTTGTACAATATGCTAAAGAAGGTTATTTTGAAGGAACGCTTTTTCATCGTATTATCCCTGGATTTATGGTGCAAGGCGGCGGTTTAGAGCCTGGCATGCATAATAAGACGAAAGGTCATCATGAGCCAATTCAAAATGAAGCGGATAATGGTCTTAAAAATGTCCGAGGTTCAGTTGCGATGGCAAGAACGATGGACCCCCATTCTGCAACAAGCCAATTTTTTGTGAACTTAGTGGATAATGATTTCTTAGATCATAAATCACAAACGCCACAAGGTTGGGGCTATGCTGTATTTGGTAAAGTCACTGAAGGTATGGATGTAATCGATGCGATGGCAAAAGTAAAAACATCATCTAAAGCGGGTCACAGAGATGTACCGGTTGAAGATATTATCATTGAGCGGGTTGAAGTCATTGGCGAGTAA
- a CDS encoding metallophosphoesterase, producing the protein MDRSHLGAQLAHHPISLFISDIHLSESRNDIVTAFLQFVTEVAPKADRLYILGDLFDFWAGDDIETALTEKVAAHLSKLAKSGVEIFFLPGNRDFALGKRYAQQAHFHILPTEYRLIVENDSEAKALNYLNDISDDIDKDIDDSRESADCLAIDSPILLIHGDELCTDDIAYQRYKRWIRQPMILSLLRRLPRAYRLRLADKIRQKSRDLPNKAIIDVNEDFTEHFFAKKSVSTIIHGHTHRAGIHRYRNGQVRVVLSDWDRTGDYLVLEKGRLCRHTFKITNQGMEAIR; encoded by the coding sequence ATGGATAGGAGTCATCTCGGTGCACAACTGGCACATCATCCTATCTCACTCTTTATCAGTGATATTCATTTAAGTGAGAGTCGTAACGATATCGTTACGGCTTTCTTGCAATTTGTGACAGAGGTTGCACCTAAAGCCGATCGACTCTATATCCTCGGCGATCTCTTTGATTTTTGGGCTGGAGATGATATTGAAACTGCCTTAACGGAAAAGGTTGCAGCGCATCTATCAAAGTTAGCGAAATCCGGTGTTGAGATCTTTTTCTTACCGGGTAATCGTGATTTTGCGTTAGGAAAGCGATATGCTCAACAAGCTCATTTTCATATTCTGCCAACGGAATACCGGCTTATAGTCGAGAATGACAGTGAGGCGAAAGCACTGAATTATCTTAATGATATATCTGATGATATAGATAAGGATATTGATGATTCAAGAGAAAGTGCTGACTGTCTTGCGATTGATTCACCTATTTTACTGATTCATGGGGATGAACTCTGCACTGATGATATCGCGTATCAACGCTATAAAAGATGGATTCGTCAGCCCATGATTTTAAGTTTACTTCGGCGGTTACCAAGAGCTTATCGTTTGCGATTAGCGGATAAGATCCGACAGAAAAGTCGAGATTTGCCTAATAAAGCGATTATTGATGTCAATGAAGATTTTACCGAACACTTTTTCGCAAAAAAGTCGGTATCGACTATTATTCATGGGCATACTCATCGCGCCGGCATTCATCGGTATCGCAATGGACAGGTTCGTGTTGTCTTAAGTGATTGGGATCGAACGGGAGATTATTTAGTACTTGAAAAGGGTCGACTCTGTCGCCATACATTTAAAATAACGAATCAGGGAATGGAAGCGATAAGGTAG
- a CDS encoding rhodanese-like domain-containing protein, which translates to MNSIMPFIQQNWMFVAAFVVVVVLLIANEINAARGKKYRMSITDALREYNDDNAVFIDIRPKKDFKKLHIPNAVNIPTAELEKQLESLAQFGDKKIIVYSDTDPRANEACIKLRKLHPNAALNVLVGGIVGWQEANLPLSKG; encoded by the coding sequence ATGAATTCGATTATGCCTTTTATCCAACAAAACTGGATGTTTGTGGCAGCATTTGTTGTTGTTGTCGTTCTTTTAATTGCCAATGAGATTAACGCTGCTCGTGGTAAAAAGTATCGTATGAGTATTACCGATGCTTTGAGGGAATATAATGATGATAATGCTGTATTTATTGATATTCGCCCGAAAAAGGATTTTAAAAAATTGCATATTCCTAATGCGGTTAACATTCCGACAGCCGAGCTTGAGAAGCAATTAGAGAGTTTAGCGCAATTTGGCGATAAGAAAATTATTGTATATAGCGATACTGATCCACGTGCTAATGAAGCGTGTATTAAATTACGTAAATTGCATCCGAATGCAGCGCTTAATGTGCTTGTAGGCGGTATTGTCGGTTGGCAAGAGGCGAATTTACCTCTTTCTAAAGGTTAA
- the grxC gene encoding glutaredoxin 3, producing the protein MKKVEVYFKTTCGYCRRAFEVLARHNVEPVKIDVDSDPKLWEECQKRSGRNTVPQIFIGDYHVGGCDDLMMLEKKGELDDYLSGKLPQ; encoded by the coding sequence ATGAAAAAAGTAGAAGTCTATTTTAAAACCACTTGTGGTTATTGCCGTCGTGCATTTGAAGTATTAGCACGTCACAATGTTGAGCCTGTCAAAATTGATGTGGATAGCGATCCAAAACTTTGGGAAGAGTGCCAAAAACGTTCTGGTCGTAATACTGTACCTCAAATTTTCATCGGCGATTATCACGTCGGTGGTTGCGATGATCTAATGATGCTTGAGAAGAAAGGTGAGCTTGATGATTACCTTTCAGGTAAGTTACCTCAGTAA